The Candidatus Thermoplasmatota archaeon region AAGCCAGGGCTCCTCCTTCGCGTTCTCCGTGCGCACGTAGAGCGACTTCTCGGGCTGCGTGACCTCGAGGATCGGGTTCGCGATGTTGTCGATGTTCGTCGGGTGCTTGATGTAGATCCAGTCGTCGCCGACGACGCGGCCGCGCGCGTGCTGGAAGAGCTTGTTGACCTGCGTGGTCTTGCCCGTGCCCGTGGGCGCGACGACGACGACCCCCTTGCCGTCGACGTCCGCGCACGCGCCGTGGATCGAGTGCACGTTGTAGCGCTGCTCGAGGAAGTGGGCGGCGATGCCGAGGGCCCAGCTCTTGCACTGGCCGTAGTACTCCGTGTTCACGAAGACGGCCTGGAAGCGGTCGGGGCAGTAGTAGGCGTGGGTCTCCTCGCCGGGGACGCCGGAGACGGACCAGATGATGCCGTGGGGGAGGACGGCGTCGTTGTTGGGGCCGGGCCACCAGTTGCTGACCCAGAAGTCGTACTGGTGGCGGCTGTTCGTGATGAGGCGGACGATGACGCCGTTGATGTTGGCGTCCCAGACGTAGGTGGTGTCCTTCGTGAGCTTCGACGTCGCCTTGGCGACGAGGGCCTCGAACTTCGCGGGCGCAACGTCCTTCGTGGAGGCCACGCGGCCCTGGCTCGCCGTGATGTGGTTGTTGATCGACGCCATCGGGATGACACCTGGAAGGACCGGGCGACCAGGGGTCGGCCGGGAGGCGTGCTACCTCCTCAGCCCCCATAAGCGTATCGCCAGACTCGACGGTGACAACGGCGTTTGCCGAATTTCCCGGGGAAAACATGGGACTTCCTTGGATAGAGGATGGCTCCAGGTCGCGTCCGCGGGCCGAGGCGCGAGGGCTGGGGCCGGCTGTGCCCGCCGCCTGCGCCGAGCGGGACGGGCCGCGACGCGAGTCGAAGACGATAAGGCGGGCGGCCCCGCTCCCGCGACGATGCCCCACGTCCTCGCGCTCGATGCCGGCACGACCGGCGTCGCGTCGCTCCTTTTCGACGAGCGCGGCCGCGTGGTCGCCCACGCGGATCGCGACTTCGAGCAGCGGTACCCTCGCCCGGGCTGGGTCGAGCACGACCCGGAGCTCATCTGGGCGACGGCGCAGCGCGTGATGCGCGCGGCCCTCAAGGGCGGCCCGAAGCCCGCGGCGCTCGGCATCACGAACCAGCGCGAGACCGTCGTCGCCTGGGATGGCAAGACGGGCCGCCCGCTCGCGCCCGCGATCGTGTGGCAGGACCGCCGCACCGCGCCCATGGTGGAGGCCGTGCGCGAAGCGGGTCACGAGGCGTTCGTGCGCGAGCGCACCGGGCTCGTGCTCGACGCCTACTTCAGCGCGACGAAGATGCGCTGGCTCCTCGAGCACGTGCCGCGGCTCGAACGCCACGTCAAGGCCGGGACGCTGCGCTTCGGCACCATCGACACGTGGCTCATCCATCTCCTCACGAACGGCGAGGTGTTCGCGACGGATGCGACGAACGCGTGCCGCACGCAGCTTTTCGACATCCACAACCTCGCGTGGGACGCGGAGCTCGGCGAGGTGTTCGGCGTGCCGCTCGACACGCTTCCCGAGGTCCGGCCGTCGTCGGGCGACTTCGGCTTCGTCGCGGCGGGCCTTCCCGGCGCGGGACTCCCCATCCGCGGCGTCGCGGGCGACCAGCAGGCGGCCCTCTTCGGCCAGGCGTGCTACGCGCCGGGAGAGGCGAAGACGACGTACGGGACGGGCGCCTTCCTCCTCATGAACACGGGCACCGCGCCCGTCGCGAGCGACCGCCTCGTGACGAGCGTCGCGTGGTCGCTGCCGGGGCGCACCGAATACTGTCTCGAGGGCTCCATCTTCACGACCGGCGCGGCCGTCCAATGGCTGCGCGACGTCGG contains the following coding sequences:
- the glpK gene encoding glycerol kinase GlpK — its product is MPHVLALDAGTTGVASLLFDERGRVVAHADRDFEQRYPRPGWVEHDPELIWATAQRVMRAALKGGPKPAALGITNQRETVVAWDGKTGRPLAPAIVWQDRRTAPMVEAVREAGHEAFVRERTGLVLDAYFSATKMRWLLEHVPRLERHVKAGTLRFGTIDTWLIHLLTNGEVFATDATNACRTQLFDIHNLAWDAELGEVFGVPLDTLPEVRPSSGDFGFVAAGLPGAGLPIRGVAGDQQAALFGQACYAPGEAKTTYGTGAFLLMNTGTAPVASDRLVTSVAWSLPGRTEYCLEGSIFTTGAAVQWLRDVGLVAAPAESEALARAVRDTGGVTFVPALAGLGAPHWDPHARGAFLGLTRGTTRAHLARAVLESTAFSVKDVLDAMQEASGHVLPRLRVDGGGSMNKWLMQFQADTLGVPVERPVVSETTALGAAYLAGLASGVWKDTAEIAARWKRGAAFSPRGRPELADALARWARALPRAAAWDESADPL